A portion of the Bdellovibrionales bacterium genome contains these proteins:
- the flgB gene encoding flagellar basal body rod protein FlgB: MSLMDGGILSLMSQKMAYLGQKQAVLAQNVANANTPAYKAKELTPFASFADTLKSASSGMSVTNDRHITPASMAGVNAATKTMRPFEVMPTGNSVDLEQQMMEVSKTTVEFQADASIYQKFMNLLKLAVGK; the protein is encoded by the coding sequence ATGTCGCTCATGGATGGCGGTATCTTAAGTCTCATGTCCCAAAAGATGGCCTATCTGGGACAGAAGCAGGCGGTGCTCGCGCAGAACGTCGCGAATGCCAACACGCCTGCCTATAAGGCCAAAGAGCTAACCCCCTTTGCAAGCTTTGCCGATACGTTGAAGTCGGCCAGCAGCGGCATGTCCGTGACGAATGATCGGCACATTACGCCAGCCTCGATGGCGGGCGTGAACGCGGCGACCAAAACGATGCGGCCCTTTGAGGTTATGCCGACGGGCAATTCGGTGGACCTTGAACAACAGATGATGGAAGTCTCGAAAACCACGGTTGAGTTTCAGGCGGACGCCTCGATCTACCAGAAGTTTATGAACCTTCTTAAACTTGCCGTTGGCAAATAA
- the purS gene encoding phosphoribosylformylglycinamidine synthase subunit PurS, translated as MKVRIDIMLKNGVLDPQGKAIGHALGALGFAGVEDVRVGKTIFVTTSETDAAKATEAAKAMAEKILANLVIEDFTVTVL; from the coding sequence ATGAAAGTTCGCATTGATATTATGCTGAAGAACGGCGTTTTGGATCCTCAAGGCAAGGCGATTGGTCATGCTTTGGGTGCGCTTGGTTTTGCGGGCGTTGAAGACGTGCGCGTCGGCAAAACGATTTTTGTCACGACCAGCGAAACGGACGCCGCCAAAGCCACCGAGGCCGCCAAGGCGATGGCCGAAAAGATCCTTGCCAACCTTGTGATCGAAGATTTCACTGTCACGGTTTTGTAA
- a CDS encoding YceI family protein: protein MRTRLATVLFLAFIGMISAPSVSAAAGTYYAPPQQCKTSFVVTDMASKQLFSGDFQDATGSFHYDEGTHTVSRLRFAIDARSLQAPQTSRSRSAEMFAITQNPEISFASDAPVTLKDGAGAIKGTLTLHGKSQAASFDATLAKAEGRGQLRLTLTGKVKREAYGMTVDPTPEQPETGLGDTIALTLEMQGITP from the coding sequence ATGCGGACGCGTCTTGCCACCGTCCTGTTTCTGGCTTTTATCGGGATGATTTCTGCGCCTTCCGTCAGCGCGGCTGCGGGGACGTATTATGCGCCGCCCCAGCAGTGCAAGACGTCATTTGTTGTGACGGATATGGCCTCAAAACAGCTCTTTTCCGGCGACTTTCAGGATGCCACGGGCAGCTTTCACTATGACGAAGGCACTCACACCGTCAGCCGCCTGCGGTTTGCGATTGATGCGCGGAGCCTGCAAGCGCCCCAGACCTCGCGCAGCCGCAGCGCTGAGATGTTCGCGATCACCCAAAATCCCGAAATCAGCTTTGCCTCGGACGCGCCTGTGACGCTTAAGGATGGTGCGGGCGCGATTAAGGGAACCTTGACCCTGCACGGCAAAAGCCAAGCCGCGAGCTTTGACGCCACGCTTGCCAAGGCCGAGGGGAGGGGGCAGCTGCGTCTGACGCTTACGGGCAAGGTCAAGCGCGAGGCCTATGGCATGACCGTCGACCCCACGCCAGAGCAGCCGGAAACGGGCCTAGGCGACACGATCGCCTTAACCCTAGAGATGCAAGGCATCACGCCCTAA
- a CDS encoding flagellar biosynthetic protein FliO, with protein MPNPDPDSVSWLRFLFASVTVIGLMAALGWGLKYVSMRGWLTQRGTARDRLKVIASLSLDTRRRLVIAQCDDKEYHLLLGVGGDLLLSTRACAPLDTTHGSSS; from the coding sequence ATGCCTAACCCCGATCCCGATTCTGTATCGTGGCTGCGCTTTCTCTTCGCTTCAGTCACCGTCATCGGTTTGATGGCGGCTCTTGGCTGGGGGCTTAAATATGTCTCAATGCGCGGTTGGCTAACGCAGCGCGGCACGGCGCGGGATCGCCTTAAAGTCATCGCCAGTTTATCTTTGGATACGCGGCGACGCCTTGTCATCGCCCAATGCGATGATAAGGAATATCACCTGTTGCTTGGCGTGGGTGGCGACCTTCTTCTTTCAACCCGCGCCTGCGCGCCCCTTGATACCACTCACGGTTCTTCGTCATGA
- the fliE gene encoding flagellar hook-basal body complex protein FliE, with protein sequence MNVSNVLSAYRQADGAGLGIKDAAAMAPVDKKGDTFSDALGDFLGDAVQSIKHSEEMASKGAVGKADLQDVILAVSNAEVMMQTVTSIRDKVISAYQEVIRTAI encoded by the coding sequence ATGAACGTCTCTAATGTTCTTTCCGCGTACCGTCAGGCTGACGGCGCTGGCCTTGGGATCAAAGACGCCGCCGCGATGGCTCCCGTGGACAAGAAGGGCGATACGTTCTCGGACGCGCTGGGCGATTTTCTGGGCGATGCCGTTCAAAGCATCAAGCACAGCGAGGAAATGGCCTCCAAGGGCGCGGTCGGCAAGGCCGATTTGCAAGACGTTATTCTGGCCGTCAGCAATGCGGAAGTGATGATGCAAACCGTGACCTCAATCCGCGATAAGGTCATCTCCGCCTATCAAGAAGTCATCCGCACCGCGATTTAA
- the flgC gene encoding flagellar basal body rod protein FlgC codes for MTTSDLTSVMSIASSGLRAQSTRMKVIAENIANASTTPATPNDKPYQRQVVTFKNEFDRAQGIYKVKVDGVKKDNSEFIRKFDPSHPAADAQGYVMTPNVKPIMESMDMRESQRSYDANLNVIESSRSMLLRTIDLLRN; via the coding sequence ATGACTACCTCTGACCTAACATCGGTGATGTCGATCGCAAGCTCTGGCTTGCGGGCGCAGTCCACGCGCATGAAGGTCATTGCCGAAAATATCGCCAATGCCTCGACAACGCCCGCGACGCCCAATGATAAGCCCTATCAGCGCCAAGTGGTGACCTTCAAGAACGAGTTTGACCGCGCCCAAGGCATTTACAAGGTCAAGGTTGATGGCGTGAAAAAGGACAACAGCGAGTTTATTCGCAAGTTTGATCCCTCTCACCCCGCTGCCGATGCGCAGGGTTATGTGATGACGCCGAACGTCAAGCCGATCATGGAGAGCATGGACATGCGGGAATCGCAGCGCTCTTATGATGCCAATCTTAATGTTATTGAATCGTCGCGCTCGATGCTGCTGCGCACGATTGATTTGCTCAGGAATTAG
- the fliP gene encoding flagellar type III secretion system pore protein FliP (The bacterial flagellar biogenesis protein FliP forms a type III secretion system (T3SS)-type pore required for flagellar assembly.) produces MIKRLSLPLLLALACVGLFIFFPAVAMAQNISLDLGQGPTTSGRLIQFTLLMTVLTLAPSILIMVTCFTRVIVVLSFVRMAIGAQQTPPNIVLISLALFLTFFVMQPVFEQSWDLGIKPLINNEIDEETSFTRSLEPFSDFMLKHTREKDLVLFMDMAKIEQPKAPAKGDVTQKVEKPSTPIRALIPAFMISELRRAFEIGFLVFLPFLIIDMVIASILMSMGMMMLPPTVISLPFKIIFFVLVDGWYLISGSLVQSYGG; encoded by the coding sequence ATGATCAAACGTCTTTCTCTTCCCCTCCTTCTGGCACTGGCCTGCGTTGGCCTGTTCATTTTCTTTCCTGCCGTGGCCATGGCGCAGAACATCAGCCTCGATCTTGGCCAAGGCCCCACGACGTCGGGGCGCTTGATCCAATTCACCTTGCTAATGACAGTTTTGACGCTCGCGCCGTCTATTCTTATCATGGTGACCTGCTTCACGCGCGTGATCGTCGTTCTATCGTTTGTTCGCATGGCCATCGGTGCGCAGCAAACGCCGCCGAATATCGTTCTTATCAGCCTTGCGCTTTTTCTGACCTTTTTTGTGATGCAACCCGTTTTTGAACAGTCATGGGATCTAGGCATTAAACCCCTCATCAACAATGAAATTGACGAAGAAACCTCCTTTACGCGCAGCCTTGAGCCATTTTCCGACTTCATGCTGAAACATACCCGCGAAAAGGATCTGGTTTTATTCATGGATATGGCCAAGATTGAACAGCCCAAAGCGCCCGCCAAAGGTGATGTCACGCAAAAAGTCGAAAAGCCAAGCACGCCTATTCGTGCTCTGATCCCAGCCTTTATGATTTCAGAGCTTCGCCGCGCGTTTGAAATAGGCTTTTTGGTTTTTTTACCATTTCTTATCATTGACATGGTAATTGCTTCAATCTTGATGTCCATGGGCATGATGATGCTACCGCCCACGGTTATCTCACTGCCTTTCAAAATCATCTTCTTCGTGTTGGTTGATGGGTGGTATCTTATCTCTGGCAGCCTTGTCCAAAGCTATGGTGGTTGA
- a CDS encoding EscU/YscU/HrcU family type III secretion system export apparatus switch protein, with the protein MTYGADEKDHTPSTSPIKRAGERAVAVALTANKSHPDQPAAITATGRGKLAEEILEIAFANGIPVREDCALTEILAQLDLDTPIPSEAIVLVAEILAKVYEANTARAQVAKTESSLTSMKGA; encoded by the coding sequence ATGACATACGGCGCAGACGAAAAGGATCATACGCCCTCTACCTCTCCTATCAAACGGGCGGGCGAGCGTGCCGTCGCTGTGGCCTTGACGGCCAACAAATCGCACCCTGATCAACCGGCGGCCATAACGGCCACAGGCCGAGGAAAACTGGCCGAGGAAATTCTTGAAATTGCCTTTGCCAATGGCATCCCAGTAAGAGAGGATTGCGCCCTGACAGAAATACTGGCACAACTTGATCTTGATACCCCCATTCCCAGCGAGGCCATCGTTCTAGTGGCAGAAATCCTAGCCAAAGTTTATGAAGCCAACACGGCCCGCGCGCAGGTCGCTAAAACGGAATCGTCTCTAACCTCGATGAAAGGCGCCTGA
- the purC gene encoding phosphoribosylaminoimidazolesuccinocarboxamide synthase, whose product MSRRRRIFEGKAKVLFEGPEPGTLVQYFKDDASAHNNQKKGIVTGKGVLNNRISEYLMTKLNDIGVPTHFMRRLNMREQLIRQLDIIPIQIVVRNVAAGSFAKRLGIPEGTALPRSIVEFYYKQADLNNPMVSEEHITAFGWANPYELDEIMSHTLRVNDYMSGLFLGIGLRLVDFKMEFGRIWDHDEMRIVLADEMTPDNCRLWDIKTNEKMDKDRFVEDLGKVEEAYQEVARRLGILPEGLNPTGDNTPTNNNITSFNER is encoded by the coding sequence ATGAGCAGACGCCGCCGCATCTTTGAGGGCAAGGCCAAGGTTCTGTTCGAAGGGCCAGAACCCGGAACCTTAGTGCAGTATTTCAAGGATGACGCCAGCGCCCATAATAACCAGAAAAAGGGCATTGTGACGGGCAAGGGTGTCCTGAACAACCGTATTTCCGAATATCTGATGACCAAGCTGAACGATATCGGCGTGCCGACGCATTTCATGCGCCGCCTGAACATGCGTGAGCAGCTGATCCGCCAGCTTGATATTATCCCGATCCAAATCGTCGTGCGCAACGTCGCGGCGGGCAGCTTTGCCAAGCGCCTTGGTATTCCCGAAGGCACGGCGCTGCCGCGCTCGATTGTCGAGTTTTATTACAAGCAAGCCGACCTGAACAACCCGATGGTATCCGAAGAACACATCACGGCCTTTGGTTGGGCCAATCCCTATGAGCTGGACGAAATCATGTCGCACACGCTGCGCGTGAACGATTATATGTCGGGGCTTTTCCTTGGCATTGGACTGCGGCTTGTGGATTTTAAGATGGAGTTTGGCCGCATCTGGGATCACGATGAAATGCGCATCGTGCTGGCGGACGAGATGACCCCCGATAATTGCCGTCTGTGGGACATCAAGACGAACGAGAAAATGGACAAAGACCGCTTTGTCGAGGATCTTGGTAAGGTTGAAGAGGCCTATCAGGAAGTGGCGCGTCGCCTTGGCATTTTGCCCGAAGGCCTGAACCCCACGGGCGATAATACGCCGACCAACAACAATATCACCTCATTCAACGAAAGATAG